Proteins from a single region of Diorhabda sublineata isolate icDioSubl1.1 chromosome 2, icDioSubl1.1, whole genome shotgun sequence:
- the LOC130440686 gene encoding sterol carrier protein 2 yields the protein MGRVFVIGVGMTKFEKPGRRNDDYPEWGKEAIISALDDAKVNMKEVQLATAGYVYGDSTCGQRVVYEVGMNGIPIFNVNNNCSTGASALMLAKELVESGKCDCALAVGFEKMERGSLTSKFNDRTNPLDKHVEAMSEMADIVNAPMAAQMFGNAAIEHMKKYGTKPEHLAKIAYKNHKHSVNNPKSQFRDLYTLEQILQSPKVYGPLTKLQCCPTSDGAAAAILASEKFVKTHGLESKAVEILGMEMATDLPSTFGDKSLMKVVGYDMTKLAAERLFQKTNKRPTDVQVVELHDCFSANELITYEALGLCPPGKAAELIDRGDNTYGGKYVVNPSGGLISKGHPLGATGLAQCAELTWQLRNEAGPRQVQGAKLALQHNIGLGGAVVVALYQLGFPQNKTTGATAAQNNDLIGGENFQASQYLKMLQIAMDEDEDNLIEKHRGIYGLKVVKKTGEVGYWVINAKVGKGKIIFNGKDKPDVTFIVKEEDVLDLLSGKIQPQRAFFQGKVKIQGNLGVAMKLIELQKTAAAKIEALRAKL from the coding sequence ATGGGTCGTGTATTTGTAATTGGTGTTGGTATGACGAAATTCGAAAAGCCTGGGAGAAGAAATGACGATTATCCAGAATGGGGTAAAGAAGCCATTATATCGGCACTTGATGATGCCAAGGTTAATATGAAAGAAGTGCAACTTGCAACCGCAGGATATGTATATGGTGATTCCACTTGTGGACAAAGAGTAGTTTATGAAGTAGGCATGAATGGTATTCCTATTTtcaatgttaataataattgttctaCTGGTGCTAGTGCTTTAATGTTGGCGAAAGAATTGGTAGAATCTGGTAAATGTGATTGTGCGCTAGCTGTTGGTTTTGAGAAAATGGAAAGAGGTAGTCTTACTTCTAAATTCAATGATAGAACAAATCCCTTAGATAAACATGTTGAAGCTATGTCTGAAATGGCAGATATCGTCAATGCTCCAATGGCTGCCCAAATGTTTGGTAATGCAGCCATAGAACACATGAAGAAATATGGTACGAAACCAGAGCACTTAGCTAAAATTGCTTACAAGAACCATAAGCATTCTGTAAACAATCCAAAAAGTCAATTCCGAGATTTATATACGTTGGAACAAATTTTACAATCTCCCAAAGTTTATGGTCCATTAACTAAATTACAGTGTTGTCCAACTAGCGATGGTGCAGCAGCTGCCATTCTAGCATCcgagaaatttgttaaaaccCATGGATTGGAATCAAAAGCAGTTGAAATTTTGGGTATGGAAATGGCTACAGACTTACCTTCCACATTTGGAGATAAAAGCTTAATGAAAGTGGTTGGTTATGATATGACGAAATTAGCAGCTGAACGTTTATTCCAAAAGACAAATAAGAGGCCTACTGATGTTCAAGTTGTTGAACTCCATGATTGTTTTTCAGCTAATGAACTTATTACATATGAAGCCCTTGGGCTTTGTCCTCCTGGTAAAGCCGCAGAACTGATAGACCGAGGGGATAATACATATGGAGGGAAATATGTAGTGAACCCTAGTGGGGGTTTGATTTCCAAAGGCCATCCACTTGGAGCTACAGGCTTAGCTCAATGTGCTGAACTCACTTGGCAGTTGAGAAATGAAGCTGGGCCCAGACAAGTTCAAGGAGCTAAACTTGCATTACAGCATAATATTGGTTTAGGAGGAGCAGTTGTGGTAGCGCTTTATCAATTAGGTTTCcctcaaaataaaactacagGTGCAACTGCTgctcaaaataatgatttaatagGAGGTGAAAACTTCCAAGCCTCACAATATTTAAAGATGCTTCAAATTGCTATggatgaagatgaagataatCTTATAGAAAAACATAGAGGTATATATGGGCTGAAAGTGGTGAAAAAAACTGGAGAAGTAGGATATTGGGTTATTAATGCTAAAGTAGgcaaaggaaaaattatttttaatggaaaagaTAAGCCAGATGTTACTTTCATAGTAAAAGAAGAAGATGTATTGGATCTTTTGTCAGGAAAAATACAGCCACAACGAGCATTTTTCCAAGGAAAAGTTAAAATTCAAGGCAATCTGGGTGTCGCTATGAAGTTGATTGAGCTGCAAAAAACTGCAGCTGCTAAAATTGAAGCCCTTAGGGCTaagctataa